In one window of Solanum pennellii chromosome 2, SPENNV200 DNA:
- the LOC107010856 gene encoding uncharacterized protein LOC107010856, with translation MIRGKPSAGYRRMPRYIHMLKTVYPDSYIRMHKTEEDEFMYLFIALRPFIRGFKYCRPVVVVDGAHLSGAYKGTFVSASTLDGAGCIFPLAYGVVDTENDCSWTWFFEQFKHAFGDRKDMCVVSDRNESIMKSVRIVFPDVPHYACIWHLWKNVCGNFKRSRKAISDLFYSMAKAYRKEDFDKLMAKVDRIDHRVKEYLEYAGYEKWSRVHATVNRGRMMTSNIAECINGCLVEARQLTILEFLEEVRILFGSWHCKNREVASYTKDTLGRKFEELLIINAAKSSKMEVVPSSEFIFSVYENGRRYIVCLERKVCCCGRFQLDEIPCSHAIAVLKKKNVTDMNPYCSDYYKPDALAKTYEIPMVPMPDKKDWSDPKHVVAETVYPPRYRRSSGRPRKRRRKNADEKISVNTNCCGQCGQEGHNRRTCTFYPKEK, from the exons ATGATTAGAGGAAAACCATCTGCTGGATATAGACGGATGCCGCGATACATACACATGTTAAAAACTGTGTATCCAGATTCTTATATAAGAATGCATAAGACTGAAGAGGATGAATTTATGTATCTGTTCATCGCCTTAAGACCATTCATTAGGGGATTTAAATACTGCAGACCAGTAGTTGTTGTGGATGGTGCACATCTGAGTGGAGCTTACAAAGGGACAtttgtatcagcaagcacacttgatggcgcag GTTGCATATTTCCATTGGCATATGGTGTTGTTGACACCGAAAATGATTGTTCGTGGACATGGTTTTTCGAACAGTTCAAACATGCATTTGGCGATAGAAAAGATATGTGTGTTGTTTCAGATAGAAATGAGAGTATCATGAAGAGTGTAAGGATTGTGTTCCCCGATGTACCTCATTATGCATGCATCTGGCATCTTTGGAAGAATGTATGTGGAAACTTCAAAAGGAGCAGAAAGGCCATAAGTGATCTATTCTACTCTATGGCCAAGGCATATAGAAAGGAAGATTTTGATAAGTTGATGGCTAAGGTTGATAGAATTGATCACAGGGTTAAGGAGTACCTTGAATATGCAGGTTACGAAAAGTGGTCAAGAGTTCATGCAACAGTAAACAGAGGTAGAATGATGACTTCAAACATTGCAGAATGTATCAATGGTTGTCTTGTTGAAGCACGCCAATTAACTATATTAGAATTCTTGGAAGAGGTTAGAATTCTTTTTGGATCTTGGCATTGCAAAAACAGAGAAGTAGCCTCATACACAAAGGACACATTAGGTAGAAAATTTGAGGAATTGTTGATTATAAACGCGGCTAAAAGTTCAAAAATGGAG GTTGTTCCATCATCTGAGTTTATTTTCTCAGTTTATGAAAATGGAAGAAGATATATTGTTTGTCTTGAGCGGAAAGTATGTTGTTGTGGTAGATTTCAACTAGATGAGATACCTTGTTCACATGCAATCGCtgtattgaaaaaaaagaatgtcaccGATATGAATCCGTATTGCTCTGATTATTACAAGCCTGATGCGTTGgcaaaaacatatgaaattcCAATGGTGCCAATGCCAGATAAGAAAGATTGGTCAGATCCTAAACACGTGGTAGCTGAAACTGTGTATCCACCTAGATACAGAAGATCATCTGGACgaccaagaaaaagaagaagaaagaatgcAGATGAAAAGATTTCGGTGAACACAAACTGTTGTGGACAATGTGGACAAGAAGGGCACAACagaagaacttgtactttctACCCAAAAGAGAAGTGA